One window of Mangrovibacterium diazotrophicum genomic DNA carries:
- a CDS encoding DUF2149 domain-containing protein yields the protein MRILNRQTQRAEDGLDDDPMSGVANLFDASVVFIVALIFALFMAFNMVDMFDPNSEVTITKKGANGEMQIITKKGKDVKIEKVTPQEAEGKGLRLGTAYQLENGKVIYVPENE from the coding sequence ATGCGCATATTAAACAGACAAACGCAGAGGGCGGAAGACGGGCTGGACGACGACCCAATGAGCGGTGTTGCCAACCTGTTCGATGCCAGTGTGGTCTTTATCGTCGCGCTCATTTTCGCTTTGTTCATGGCCTTCAATATGGTCGACATGTTCGACCCAAATTCGGAAGTGACGATTACCAAGAAAGGCGCCAATGGCGAGATGCAGATCATCACCAAGAAAGGAAAAGATGTGAAAATTGAGAAAGTCACCCCGCAGGAAGCCGAGGGAAAAGGGCTCCGCTTGGGAACGGCTTACCAACTCGAAAATGGAAAGGTTATTTATGTGCCTGAGAACGAATAA
- a CDS encoding MotA/TolQ/ExbB proton channel family protein has translation MKFLESLLYQASTLLLVPVMICIVLCGLWLIFQAGQSLRLYRVRRSKTFEAGASFNQQLELIFASKPGVELAEIEVVQYLRLWEMKQNHSLKLLRLAIKAGPTLGLMGTLIPMGTALASLSQGDMMVMSVNMVTAFTTTIIGLACGLVAYVLVMIRQNWYNADRLHCEVVAEKALLNLKAHGHFQGKQSSEVKHNQFN, from the coding sequence ATGAAATTTCTGGAATCTCTTTTATACCAGGCGTCCACATTGCTGTTGGTGCCTGTAATGATCTGCATTGTGCTTTGCGGCCTGTGGCTCATTTTTCAGGCGGGGCAGAGCCTGCGCCTTTATCGTGTACGCCGTTCGAAGACATTCGAAGCCGGTGCCAGTTTCAACCAACAACTGGAGTTGATTTTTGCATCGAAGCCCGGCGTCGAGCTGGCCGAGATTGAAGTCGTGCAGTACCTGCGCCTGTGGGAAATGAAGCAGAATCATTCGTTGAAATTACTGCGGCTGGCCATCAAAGCCGGTCCGACGCTGGGGCTGATGGGAACCCTGATTCCGATGGGAACGGCATTGGCATCGCTGTCGCAGGGCGATATGATGGTCATGTCGGTGAACATGGTTACGGCCTTCACCACAACCATCATCGGTCTGGCTTGCGGATTGGTTGCCTATGTGCTGGTGATGATCCGGCAGAACTGGTACAACGCCGACCGCCTGCATTGCGAGGTTGTTGCCGAGAAAGCGCTGCTCAACCTGAAGGCGCATGGTCACTTTCAGGGGAAACAATCATCGGAAGTTAAACACAATCAATTCAACTAA
- a CDS encoding OsmC family protein — protein sequence MDAEELRRLQSPLKTKYKEEPDTAMVTLKAQARLADGISCRVETGKALVTAGLHPATGGNGMAVCSGDMLLEALAACAGVTLNAVATAIGVELKDAVVRAEGDLDFRGTLGVSKEAPVGFSGIRLFFDLDTTADPEKVSKLVELTERYCVVLQSLKNSPAMTVSSSVSK from the coding sequence ATGGATGCAGAAGAATTGAGAAGGCTGCAGTCGCCTTTGAAAACAAAATACAAAGAAGAGCCAGATACCGCGATGGTTACCTTGAAAGCGCAGGCTCGATTGGCCGATGGCATTAGTTGCCGTGTGGAGACGGGGAAAGCGTTGGTAACCGCCGGATTGCACCCGGCAACGGGAGGGAATGGAATGGCTGTTTGTTCGGGCGATATGTTGCTCGAGGCTTTGGCTGCCTGTGCCGGAGTAACGCTGAATGCCGTGGCGACAGCCATTGGTGTAGAGCTGAAGGATGCGGTTGTGCGGGCAGAAGGCGATCTCGATTTCCGGGGAACGCTTGGTGTTTCGAAAGAGGCTCCGGTTGGTTTTTCCGGTATCCGGTTGTTTTTCGACTTGGATACAACTGCCGATCCGGAGAAAGTATCGAAGCTGGTTGAGCTGACAGAGCGCTACTGTGTCGTCCTGCAAAGCTTGAAAAATTCACCTGCAATGACCGTCAGTTCCTCGGTTTCAAAATAG
- a CDS encoding FAD-binding oxidoreductase has product MKETLSESIVSLKKKVKGKVIMPQDREYNETRQIWNAMIDRKPAVIVQCKDANDAVMALRYAKENDLDLSIRGAGHNIAGNSLCDNGLLIDFSTMKNVRVDAGKKKAYIEPGATLGDVDQACQPYGLAFPVGINSTTGIAGLTLGGGFGWLSRKYGMTIDSLASVDMVTAEGEKLHASNNENADLFWAVRGGGGNFGIVTQFEFNLNYIGTEVYAGLTVFPIAQAKQVLHKYRDFILSTPDEFNTWVVMRKAPPLPFLPESVHGTEVVIMATCYFGDSAHGEKLAAPIRDFGTPVGEHLGMVPYIGWQQAFDPLLTPGFRNYWKSHNFTHLQDGLFDAMIEYTGKLPSPHCEIFIGVVGGKMNEVPADATAYSARDMKFVMNVHGRWETQSEDEKCVSWSRNFFKASAPFASGGAYVNFMTEEENDRIKAAYGVNYERLAKLKAKYDPHNTFHMNQNIKP; this is encoded by the coding sequence ATGAAAGAAACACTATCAGAATCAATTGTCTCCCTAAAAAAGAAAGTCAAAGGCAAAGTGATCATGCCTCAGGATCGGGAATACAACGAAACACGTCAGATCTGGAATGCCATGATCGACCGGAAACCCGCAGTGATTGTCCAGTGCAAGGATGCTAATGATGCAGTCATGGCACTTCGTTATGCGAAGGAAAACGATTTGGATTTGTCCATTCGCGGAGCTGGCCACAACATTGCGGGAAATTCGCTTTGTGATAATGGGCTGCTTATCGATTTTTCAACCATGAAGAATGTTCGGGTGGATGCCGGTAAAAAGAAGGCTTACATCGAACCGGGTGCCACTTTGGGCGATGTCGATCAGGCCTGTCAACCCTATGGCTTAGCTTTCCCTGTGGGAATCAACTCAACAACCGGAATTGCCGGGCTGACACTCGGTGGCGGATTCGGCTGGTTGTCGCGTAAATACGGGATGACCATCGATAGTCTGGCTTCAGTAGATATGGTCACAGCAGAAGGTGAAAAGCTCCATGCCAGTAATAATGAAAATGCAGACCTGTTTTGGGCAGTTCGCGGTGGTGGCGGAAACTTCGGAATTGTCACCCAGTTCGAATTTAACCTGAATTATATTGGCACCGAAGTGTATGCCGGTTTAACCGTATTTCCCATTGCACAGGCAAAACAGGTTTTACACAAATACCGCGATTTCATTCTGTCAACACCCGACGAATTTAACACTTGGGTAGTCATGCGTAAAGCACCCCCGCTGCCGTTCCTGCCGGAGTCGGTTCATGGAACGGAGGTCGTAATAATGGCGACCTGCTATTTTGGCGACAGTGCTCACGGAGAGAAACTGGCTGCCCCGATCCGTGATTTTGGCACTCCGGTCGGTGAACATCTGGGAATGGTTCCCTACATCGGCTGGCAGCAGGCGTTTGATCCACTGCTAACCCCTGGTTTCCGGAACTATTGGAAGTCGCATAATTTCACACACCTGCAAGATGGTTTGTTTGATGCCATGATTGAATACACGGGCAAACTACCATCGCCGCACTGCGAGATCTTTATCGGGGTCGTCGGAGGTAAAATGAACGAAGTTCCTGCTGATGCCACGGCCTACAGTGCCCGCGACATGAAGTTTGTTATGAATGTTCACGGCCGGTGGGAAACCCAAAGCGAAGATGAAAAGTGTGTCTCCTGGTCCCGCAATTTCTTCAAAGCATCAGCTCCGTTTGCGTCGGGAGGGGCTTACGTGAACTTTATGACCGAAGAAGAAAACGACCGGATTAAAGCAGCTTACGGTGTCAACTACGAGCGATTGGCAAAGCTTAAAGCAAAATACGACCCGCACAACACGTTTCATATGAATCAAAATATTAAACCATAG
- a CDS encoding antibiotic biosynthesis monooxygenase — translation MITTFVKHAVKDFDSWKAVYDKFMPMAKEKGVRHEHVFRDPNAPDQVIVTHEFKSIEEANDFFSSEELKNAMKNAGVAGTPEIWFGEDLRKNVH, via the coding sequence ATGATAACAACCTTTGTTAAGCATGCGGTCAAAGACTTTGACAGTTGGAAGGCTGTTTACGACAAGTTTATGCCGATGGCTAAGGAAAAAGGCGTTCGGCACGAACATGTTTTTCGCGACCCGAATGCGCCCGATCAGGTAATCGTCACTCATGAGTTTAAGTCGATTGAAGAAGCTAATGATTTTTTCAGTTCAGAGGAATTGAAAAATGCGATGAAAAATGCAGGTGTCGCCGGAACACCTGAAATATGGTTTGGTGAAGATCTCCGAAAGAATGTGCATTAA
- a CDS encoding DUF1059 domain-containing protein encodes MGKVKVVRCSDAGLDCSFVGRSESEEELLNQVAKHAKEAHGMEINDELIQKVRSIMHEEEHVS; translated from the coding sequence ATGGGAAAAGTGAAAGTTGTACGTTGTAGTGATGCAGGATTAGATTGTAGTTTTGTAGGTCGCTCCGAATCAGAAGAAGAATTACTCAATCAAGTAGCTAAGCATGCGAAGGAAGCTCACGGGATGGAAATTAACGACGAGTTAATTCAAAAAGTGAGATCGATTATGCATGAAGAAGAACATGTTAGCTGA
- a CDS encoding DUF3352 domain-containing protein encodes MRKFLLPLLVVLIVALGLTWYFMARETTSYSENSAFQSIPVRTPLVVEVPELKSFLRECKSGNPMTEELRGAEFLKGFWKDIDDIENLMSEDETLRQTIQSKSVLIAFNPEGKTGVEALFAFSLKNRAEREGMISFFKQRQQAGSGKLNKRDYDGQEIYHFQGPNGGCYFAESKGIFLLSRNAIFVEEGIRQISSENLLTQDQFKQLYSTVSSSSTFNLFVNQKKISVLLERVVTPELRKFIREFANFSDWNELDVTAKGNEFWLNGFSFTADTYDNFLSVLRKQEGQRFHMDEALSSNTSLFINFNLDSYSRFEEDYVEFLKKQGSDFYNRETSLINFEKTGKKSLTALFGEVSDNDFAMAFGPVLQNDPTQNRFFIAKVKSQSAAKELILPILENFAKVNKKTLAETESKYQLQKDVAYSIYEFPVKELAGLLFGKVFSAVDCNYLCFYDNYLIFANNEAALKSYIHDLVLSSTLAKDVNFRKFHQQMASRSSVYCYINFSKAFNLGALYMNEESFATVKEYEQLFRKFYALGWQIAPNSGAFLNNLYLRFDPVMKEEPQTVWQSKLDTTVSIKPQIVTNHNDRMNKEVIVQDNKNNLYLINKEGVRLWKIKLSEKILGDVYQVDLYRNGKLQYLFNTKDKLYLIDRNGNHVGKFPVAFRAPATNGVAVCDYDNNKDYRYFVACENKQIYGYDRNGSLVEGWKPEKTDGTVTDQLQHFRVDGKDYIVCADRYKTYIFDRQGSIRVKTTDNFEHSGNNLYLVKAGQFALATTDVKGIVHLQYFNGESKTVDLGKFSSNHFFVAEDLNNDGQSDFVIADGKELYAFSDRGKDIMDREFPSPITNRPNIYTFSGNNKKVGVVCKGENRVYLVNSDGKLYNGFPLQGNTDFSIGYMTRGNPYFNLLVGNEDNSFFNYKVD; translated from the coding sequence ATGCGTAAGTTTCTTCTCCCTCTTCTTGTTGTTTTGATCGTCGCTTTAGGATTAACCTGGTACTTTATGGCCAGGGAAACAACCAGCTACTCCGAGAATTCGGCATTTCAGTCGATTCCGGTTCGTACGCCCCTGGTTGTTGAGGTTCCTGAACTGAAATCTTTTTTGAGGGAGTGCAAGTCGGGTAACCCGATGACAGAAGAACTGCGCGGAGCCGAATTTCTGAAAGGCTTTTGGAAAGATATCGACGATATTGAAAACCTGATGAGCGAAGATGAGACGCTTCGTCAAACCATCCAAAGCAAGTCGGTTTTGATTGCCTTCAACCCGGAAGGAAAAACCGGGGTGGAAGCGCTGTTTGCCTTTAGTTTGAAGAACAGGGCAGAGCGCGAGGGCATGATCAGCTTTTTTAAACAACGGCAACAAGCCGGATCCGGTAAACTGAACAAGCGTGATTACGACGGGCAGGAGATTTATCACTTTCAGGGCCCAAATGGAGGTTGCTATTTTGCGGAGTCGAAAGGAATTTTTCTGTTGAGCCGTAATGCCATTTTTGTAGAAGAAGGTATTCGGCAGATTAGCTCTGAAAACCTGTTGACGCAGGATCAGTTCAAGCAATTATACAGCACGGTCAGTTCCAGCTCAACTTTTAACTTGTTTGTCAATCAGAAGAAAATCTCGGTGCTTTTGGAACGTGTTGTGACGCCTGAGCTTCGTAAATTCATTCGTGAATTTGCCAACTTTTCGGATTGGAACGAATTGGATGTGACCGCCAAAGGGAATGAGTTTTGGTTGAACGGATTTAGTTTTACAGCGGATACCTACGATAATTTTCTCTCGGTTTTGCGCAAACAGGAAGGGCAGCGTTTTCACATGGATGAGGCACTGTCGTCGAATACCAGTTTGTTTATCAATTTCAACCTCGATAGCTATTCCCGTTTTGAGGAAGATTACGTTGAATTCCTGAAAAAACAGGGAAGCGATTTCTATAACCGCGAAACCTCGTTGATTAATTTTGAAAAAACCGGTAAGAAGAGCCTGACTGCACTTTTCGGGGAGGTATCGGATAACGACTTTGCCATGGCTTTTGGCCCGGTTTTGCAAAACGATCCAACTCAAAACCGTTTCTTCATTGCGAAAGTGAAAAGCCAGTCGGCAGCGAAGGAGTTGATTCTTCCGATCCTGGAAAATTTCGCCAAAGTCAATAAGAAAACGCTTGCCGAAACAGAGTCGAAATATCAGCTTCAAAAAGACGTGGCCTATTCGATCTATGAATTTCCGGTGAAAGAGCTTGCCGGCTTGCTCTTCGGAAAAGTATTCTCGGCAGTGGATTGCAATTATCTCTGCTTCTACGACAACTACCTGATTTTTGCGAATAACGAAGCGGCTTTGAAAAGTTATATTCACGATTTGGTGTTGTCGTCAACCCTGGCGAAAGACGTTAATTTCCGGAAATTCCATCAGCAAATGGCTTCGCGTTCGAGCGTGTATTGCTACATCAACTTTTCGAAAGCATTCAACCTTGGAGCCCTTTACATGAACGAGGAATCCTTTGCTACAGTGAAGGAATATGAGCAGTTGTTCCGCAAGTTTTATGCTTTGGGATGGCAAATTGCACCCAACTCCGGAGCGTTCCTTAACAATCTTTATTTGCGCTTCGATCCGGTGATGAAAGAAGAACCGCAAACCGTTTGGCAAAGTAAGCTGGATACGACAGTTTCGATCAAGCCGCAGATTGTGACCAATCACAACGATCGCATGAATAAAGAGGTGATCGTTCAGGATAATAAGAACAACCTCTACCTGATCAACAAAGAAGGTGTTCGTTTGTGGAAAATTAAGCTTTCTGAGAAAATCCTGGGCGACGTTTACCAGGTCGATCTTTACCGAAACGGGAAGTTGCAGTACCTGTTCAATACAAAAGACAAGCTATACCTGATTGACCGCAACGGCAATCACGTGGGTAAATTCCCGGTTGCATTCCGGGCCCCGGCAACCAACGGCGTGGCGGTGTGCGACTACGATAACAACAAAGATTACCGCTATTTTGTAGCCTGCGAGAACAAGCAGATTTATGGCTACGATCGCAACGGAAGCCTCGTTGAAGGGTGGAAGCCTGAAAAAACAGATGGTACGGTCACCGATCAGCTGCAGCATTTCCGTGTCGATGGCAAAGATTACATTGTTTGTGCCGATCGCTATAAAACCTATATTTTCGACCGTCAGGGGAGTATTCGGGTGAAAACAACCGATAATTTCGAACACTCGGGCAACAACCTCTACTTGGTTAAAGCCGGACAATTTGCACTTGCAACAACCGATGTGAAGGGAATTGTACATCTTCAGTATTTCAATGGCGAGTCTAAAACAGTCGATTTGGGCAAGTTTAGCAGCAACCACTTCTTTGTGGCGGAAGACCTGAATAACGACGGGCAATCGGACTTTGTCATTGCAGACGGCAAAGAACTTTACGCTTTTTCCGACAGGGGCAAAGACATTATGGACCGCGAATTCCCGAGTCCGATTACCAACCGGCCGAACATTTACACTTTCTCGGGTAACAACAAAAAAGTAGGGGTGGTGTGCAAAGGCGAAAACCGGGTGTATCTGGTCAATTCCGATGGCAAGCTGTACAATGGCTTCCCGTTGCAGGGGAACACCGATTTCAGCATTGGGTACATGACCCGCGGAAATCCTTATTTCAACCTTCTCGTTGGTAACGAGGATAATAGCTTCTTCAATTACAAGGTCGATTAG
- a CDS encoding peptidase U32 family protein, with translation MERRDIEIMAPVGSYESLAAAIQGGAGSVYFGVEGLNMRSRSSNNFTLDDLRSIAEKAHSHGVKTYLTVNTIIFDHELDKLHEVINAAKEAGISAIIASDISAILYARSVGVEVHISTQVNITNFEAVKFYAQFADVVVLAREMDMEKVAEISRKIKEQDIRGPKGELIQIEMFVHGALCMAVSGKCYLSLHEMSSSANRGSCMQTCRRAYTVTDKETGAELEIDNEYIMSPKDLKTIHFLNKLLDAGVSVLKVEGRARAPEYVKTVVQCYREAVDAYFEGNFTEEKIEEWDTRLQTVFNRGFWDGYYLGQRLGEWSANYGSLATERKMYIGKGMNYFPNIGVAEFKMETGSLKVGDKILVTGPSSGVIETVIDEIRVDLKPVQETKKGELFSVKLSEKIRRSDKLYKIVPASEVKHRK, from the coding sequence ATGGAAAGACGAGATATAGAAATAATGGCGCCCGTTGGCTCGTACGAGTCACTGGCTGCAGCTATTCAGGGAGGTGCCGGTTCTGTTTATTTTGGTGTTGAAGGCCTGAACATGCGTTCGCGCTCATCCAATAACTTCACCTTGGATGACTTGCGTTCGATTGCCGAAAAGGCGCACAGCCACGGCGTAAAGACCTACCTGACGGTCAATACTATCATTTTTGATCATGAGCTGGACAAGCTTCACGAAGTGATCAACGCTGCCAAGGAAGCCGGGATCTCGGCTATTATTGCCAGCGATATCTCAGCCATTTTATATGCCCGTTCGGTTGGTGTTGAAGTTCACATTTCAACACAGGTGAACATTACAAACTTTGAGGCTGTGAAATTTTACGCGCAGTTTGCCGATGTGGTGGTGCTGGCGCGCGAAATGGACATGGAGAAGGTGGCTGAAATCAGCCGCAAGATCAAGGAACAGGATATTCGCGGCCCCAAAGGCGAGCTGATCCAGATTGAGATGTTTGTGCACGGTGCGCTTTGCATGGCGGTGTCGGGCAAATGTTACCTCAGCTTGCACGAAATGAGCAGTTCGGCTAACCGCGGAAGCTGCATGCAAACCTGCCGCCGGGCCTACACGGTGACTGACAAAGAAACCGGCGCTGAACTCGAGATTGACAACGAATACATCATGTCGCCAAAGGATTTGAAGACCATTCATTTCCTGAATAAACTGCTCGATGCCGGTGTTTCGGTATTGAAGGTGGAAGGACGTGCCCGGGCACCCGAGTACGTGAAAACGGTGGTGCAGTGCTATCGCGAAGCGGTTGACGCCTATTTTGAAGGTAACTTTACCGAAGAAAAAATAGAGGAATGGGATACTCGTTTGCAAACGGTTTTCAATCGTGGCTTTTGGGACGGCTACTACCTGGGACAACGCTTGGGCGAGTGGAGCGCAAACTACGGATCGCTGGCTACCGAACGCAAAATGTACATCGGAAAGGGCATGAACTATTTCCCCAATATTGGTGTGGCCGAGTTTAAAATGGAAACAGGCTCGCTGAAAGTGGGCGACAAAATATTGGTTACCGGCCCAAGCTCAGGTGTCATCGAAACTGTTATTGACGAGATCCGGGTGGATTTGAAACCGGTGCAGGAAACGAAGAAAGGCGAACTTTTCTCGGTTAAACTTTCGGAGAAAATCCGGCGTTCGGACAAACTTTATAAGATTGTGCCGGCGAGCGAAGTTAAACATCGCAAGTAA